In one Candidatus Methylomirabilota bacterium genomic region, the following are encoded:
- a CDS encoding lysophospholipid acyltransferase family protein: MSGLERLPEKEPFILAANHHNYLDGIVLGVAVPRPISFLVMPRVYHASPLHPPFHRRIGSIPVNLERPDPGAIKSALRVLEDGGVVGIFPEGPFSREGRLMPGQSGVAMIALRAGVPVVPAAVTGTYEALCGRRFYVPRLTRLAVRFGEPLRFPGAGRGPLRHRRGTHADREDITRRVMSHIAALLDAGLPAPAHRGEADAS; the protein is encoded by the coding sequence GTGTCAGGCCTCGAGCGGCTTCCCGAGAAGGAACCATTCATCCTCGCGGCCAACCATCACAACTACCTCGACGGGATCGTCCTCGGAGTCGCCGTGCCGCGACCCATAAGCTTCCTGGTCATGCCGCGCGTATACCATGCGAGCCCCCTCCACCCGCCCTTCCATCGGCGCATCGGGTCGATTCCCGTCAATCTCGAGCGGCCTGATCCCGGCGCGATCAAGAGCGCGCTTCGCGTGCTCGAGGACGGCGGCGTCGTCGGCATCTTCCCCGAGGGGCCCTTTTCTCGCGAGGGCCGTCTCATGCCCGGGCAATCCGGCGTGGCCATGATCGCCCTGCGCGCCGGGGTCCCCGTGGTGCCGGCGGCCGTCACGGGCACCTACGAGGCGCTCTGCGGTCGACGTTTCTACGTGCCTCGCTTGACGAGGCTGGCCGTGCGCTTCGGCGAGCCGCTGCGCTTTCCCGGGGCGGGCCGCGGTCCGCTGCGGCACCGGCGCGGTACCCATGCCGATCGCGAGGACATCACTCGCCGGGTCATGAGCCACATCGCGGCCCTGCTCGACGCGGGCCTGCCCGCGCCGGCCCATCGCGGCGAGGCCGACGCTTCGTGA